Proteins co-encoded in one Erinaceus europaeus chromosome 2, mEriEur2.1, whole genome shotgun sequence genomic window:
- the ANKRD11 gene encoding ankyrin repeat domain-containing protein 11 isoform X3: protein MPKGGCSRTPQSEECSVSNDMVEKQTGRKDKDKVSLTKTPKLDRSDGGKEVRERATKRKLPFTVGANGEQKDSDTEKQGPERKRIKKEPVTRKSGLLFGMGLPGIRAGYPLSERQQVALLMQMTAEESANSPVDTTPKHPSQATVCQKGTPNSASKTKDKVNKRNERGETRLHRAAIRGDARRIKELISEGADVNVKDFAGWTALHEACNRGYYDVAKQLLAAGAEVNTKGLDDDTPLHDAANNGHYKVVKLLLRYGGNPQQSNRKGETPLKVASSPTMVNLLLGKGTYTSSEESSTAESSEEEDAPSFAPSSSVDGNNTDSEFEKGLKHKAKNAEPQKAVAPIKDEYEFDEDDEQDRVPPVDDKHLLKKDYRKETKSNSFISIPKMEVKSYTKNNTIAPKKAAHRILSDTSDEEDVSVTMGTGEKLRLSAHTMLPSNKTREPSNSKPQKEKSKVKKKRKKETKGKEVRFGKRNDKFCSSESESETSESGEDDGDSVGSSSCLKESPLVLKDPSLFSSLSASSTSSHGSSAAQKHNPSHTDQHTKHWRTDNWKTISSPAWSEVSSLSDSTRTRLTSESDCSSEGSSVESLKPVRKRQEHRKRGSLQSTLTEKRSSIHSSGDGAIPKLDKEGKVVKKHKMKHKHKSKEKGLCSVSQELKLKSFTYEYEDSKQRSDKAILLDNDISTENKIKVLKHDRDHFKKEEKLSKMKSEEKEWLFKDEVLKVSKDEKSLKRIKDMNKDMSRPFREEKDRSNKAEKEKLVKEKSPKEEKLRLYKEERKKKSKDRSSKLEKKNDFKEDKLSKEKIFKEDKIKKEKVYREESAFDEYCNKSQFLESEDTKFSLSDDQQERWFSDLSDSSFDFKGEDSWDSPVTDYRDIKSDSVARLILETVKEDSKEKRRENRARDKREHGERRSDRDTFFRKKDRDYLDKNSDKRKDQAEKHKSIPSYLSDKDKKRRECGDGGRDRKDRELGEGGRDRKEPLDTTKERKDGRVRPEEELKDHSSENVFKDRPDCDFGKNLEPWERHHLVREKEKKEKSKSEKYKEKSSDKDKSEKSILEKCQKDKEFDKCFKEKKDAKDKHKDLYSKDKERKSSLDQVKEKKEKTFPGIISEDFPEKKDEKKGKEKSWYIADIFTDESEDEKDDYPAGGFKISETNDMQKADSLQEREDTREPCPLDRHRKSSADRLHSEKQKDKELKEKKKGTTEGGKDKKEKVFEKHKEKKDKESTEKYKDRKDRTSVDSTQEKRSKPKLPEKGEKKASAEDKIRSRHRERPDKEHCRERKVSRSSEMERSLLEKLEEAALQEFRDDSNDKISEVSSDSFPDRGQDPTLSALLEVSFPEPLEDKAKDKERLRHSSSSSKKSHDREKVKKEKSEKRDKSEDYKDSSSRKDPGPYEKEFLDADSYSLSYSSKADLEDELDKAIELLSAEKKDKNDSERETCKKLEKELKPYGSSALNLLKEKRRRERHREKERHRERHGDGLQRHHKEEQKPTVKDKDTLINSLKDKTRDDSLKLGETKLKEKFKDNPEREKDSVKLSNGNERLPLSREATRKDTKPREKLLGDGDLMMTSFERMLSQKDLEIEERHKRHKERMKQIEKMRHRSGDPKLKDRAKLTDDARKKSLDGPLKKPPGLDSALKDKKPKDLAPTAPATESKPHPGATTDTRDWLSHGKEVLPASPRPDQHRPTGVPAPASVLSCPSYEEAMHTPRTPSCSADDYPDLMFDCTEPPPVPSVAASTGSPSFFDRFSMAATGGSETPSQTPTRPVCTSLYRSVSVDIRRTPEEEFSVGDKLFRQQSVPAAPSYESPRQHLEDKAPGPPGPTDKFACLSPGYYSPDYGIPSSPKGETLQCPPPAGVTIAPSPETTFSSLQVKSPTSHRDALLTPSMEGALPPDLGIPLDATEDQQATAAIIPPEPNYLEPLDEGPFSAVITEAPMEWAHPTASDQALASSLMGSASENPVSWPVGPELLLKSPQRFPDSPKHFCSTESLHSAAPGTFTTTEPPYPASPISYPLSVPKPGLEDGKDETVEAVSVTIPASEEPTPFSPPTRLESFFSNCKPLPEAPPDAPSEPASMTPGAPVEALGSLESNFLENGHSLAALGQVEPVTWTDAFPNSEDDLDLGPFSLPELPLQSKDVSDVETDPVEESPLVPPESAPVGTSVANCGEDGAIAAEEQLPPPPEQVVPGLPSEPETPKEPKPDITQEAPGDTGAVSERKAPEDTDSYAGAPAPSEPCPLGNGEEEGEGQEPLAAAHCVPDTPMDEPDATSPQDHAGLEGPPGSSQPEVAEPEPKPSAEAPKVTTRVEEVPQRMTRTRAQMLANQSKQSSPPTEKDPAPAPRAKGRGSEEEDAQAQHPRKRRLQRSGQPLPQPLNTPTRQTREVIQQTLAAIVDAIKLDAIEPYHSDRSNPYFEYLQIRKKIEEKRKILCYITPQAPQCYAEYVTYTGSYLLDGKPLSKLHIPVIAPPPSLAEPLKELFKQQEAVRGKLRLQHSIEREKLIVSCEQEILRVHCRAARTIANQAVPFSACTMLLDSEVYNMPLESQGDENKSVRDRFNARQFISWLQDVDDKYDRMKTCLLMRQQHEAAALNAVQRMEWQLKVQELDPAGHKSLCVNEVPSFYVPMVDVNDDFVLLPA from the exons AGAAGCAGGGTCCTGAGCGGAAGAGGATTAAGAAGGAGCCCGTCACCCGGAAGTCGGGGCTGCTATTTGGCATGGGGCTGCCTGGGATCCGAGCCGGCTACCCTCTCTCCGAGCGCCAGCAAGTGGCCCTCCTCATGCAGATGACAGCAGAGGAATCTGCAAATAGCCCAG TAGACACAACACCAAAGCACCCCTCCCAGGCAACAGTGTGTCAGAAGGGGACGCCTAACTCTGCCTCAAAAACCAAAGATAAAGTGAACAAGAGGAATGAGCGTGGAGAGACACGCCTACACCGGGCTGCCATCCGGGGAGACGCCCGACGCATTAAGGAGCTCATCAGCGAGGGGGCCGATGTCAATGTCAAGGACTTTGCAG GCTGGACTGCACTACATGAGGCCTGTAACCGGGGCTACTACGATGTGGCAAAGCAGTTGCTGGCTGCAGGTGCTGAGGTGAACACCAAGGGCCTAGACGATGACACACCTCTGCACGACGCTGCCAACAATGGGCACTACAAG GTGGTGAAGCTATTGTTGCGATATGGAGGGAACCCCCAGCAGAGCAACCGGAAGGGCGAGACACCACTGAAGGTAGCCAGCTCCCCGACCATGGTGAACCTACTGCTGGGAAAAGGCACCTATACGTCCAGTGAAGAGAGCTCCACCG CAGAGAGCTCAGAGGAGGAAGATGCTCCTTCATTCGCACCATCCAGCTCAGTGGATGGCAATAATACAGACTCTGAGTTTGAGAAAGGACTCAAGCACAAGGCTAAGAATGCAGAGCCGCAGAAGGCTGTGGCCCCTATCAAGGACGAGTATGAGTTTGACGAGGACGACGAGCAGGACAGAGTTCCTCCAGTGGATGACAAACATCTACTAAAGAAAGAttacagaaaagaaacaaagtcaaACAGTTTTATTTCTATACCTAAAATGGAAGTGAAAAGTTACACTAAAAATAACACAATTGCACCAAAGAAAGCAGCTCATCGCATCTTGTCAGACACGTCAGATGAGGAGGATGTCAGTGTCACCATGGGcacaggagagaaactgagactctCAGCACACACAATGTTGCCCAGTAATAAAACCAGAGAGCCTTCGAATTCCAAGCCACAGAAGGAAAAAAGTAAAGTTAAGAAGAagcgaaagaaagaaacaaaaggcaAAGAAGTTCGTTTTGGAAAAAGAAACGACAAGTTCTGTTCCTCAGAGTCAGAAAGTGAGACCTCAGAGAGTGGTGAGGATGATGGGGACTCGGTGGGGAGCTCCAGCTGCCTCAAGGAGTCCCCATTGGTGCTGAAGGACCCCTCCCTGTTCAGTTCCTTGTCTGCCTCCTCCACCTCGTCTCATGGGAGCTCTGCTGCCCAGAAGCATAACCCCAGCCACACCGACCAGCACACCAAGCACTGGCGGACAGACAATTGGAAAACCATCTCTTCTCCTGCCTGGTCAGAGGTCAGCTCTTTATCAGACTCCACAAGGACGAGACTGACAAGTGAGTCTGATTGTTCCTCTGAGGGCTCCAGTGTGGAATCACTGAAGCCTGTGAGGAAGAGACAGGAACATAGGAAAAGGGGCAGCCTGCAGAGCACTCTGACCGAGAAAAGGAGCTCCATCCACTCCAGTGGGGATGGTGCCATTCCCAAGCTGGACAAAGAAGGAAAAGTTGtcaaaaaacacaaaatgaaacataaaCATAAAAGTAAGGAGAAAGGGCTGTGTTCAGTGAGTCAGGAGCTCAAGTTGAAAAGTTTCACTTATGAATATGAGGACTCCAAGCAACGGTCAGATAAGGCCATACTTTTAGACAATGATATTTCCACTGAAAATAAGATAAAAGTATTAAAACATGATAGAGACCactttaagaaagaagaaaaacttaGCAAAATGAAATCAGAAGAAAAGGAATGGCTGTTTAAAGATGAGGTGTTAAAGGTCTCCAAAGATGAAAAATCACTCAAGAGAATCAAAGACATGAACAAAGACATGAGCAGGCCTTTCCGAGAAGAGAAAGACCGTTCAAATAAGGCTGAAAAGGAAAAACTAGTCAAGGAAAAGTCCCCAAAAGAGGAAAAACTCCGGCTatacaaagaggaaagaaagaaaaaatccaaaGATAGGTCCTCAAAACTAGAGAAAAAGAATGACTTTAAAGAGGATAAACtttcaaaagaaaagattttcaaagaagacaaaattaaaaaagaaaaagtatataggGAAGAGTCTGCTTTTGATGAGTACTGTAACAAAAGTCAATTTCTAGAGAGCGAAGACACCAAGTTTAGCCTTTCCGATGACCAGCAGGAAAGGTGGTTTTCTGACTTGTCAGACTCATCCTTTGACTTCAAGGGGGAAGACAGTTGGGACTCTCCTGTTACTGACTATAGAGATATTAAAAGTGACTCTGTGGCCAGGCTGATCTTGGAGACGGTAAAGGAGGACAGCAAGGAGAAGAGGCGGGAAAACAGAGCCCGGGACAAGCGAGAACATGGTGAACGGCGAAGTGACAGAGACACATtcttcagaaagaaagacagggactATCTGGACAAGAACTCTGACAAGAGAAAAGACCAAGCCGAGAAGCATAAAAGCATCCCCAGCTACCTCTCAGACAAGGACAAGAAGAGGAGAGAGTGTGGCGACGGTGGGCGGGACCGAAAGGACCGAGAGCTGGGTGAGGGCGGCCGAGATAGAAAGGAGCCACTGGACACCACCAAGGAGCGCAAGGATGGCAGGGTCAGGCCTGAGGAGGAGCTGAAGGATCACAGCAGTGAGAACGTCTTCAAGGACAGGCCCGACTGTGACTTTGGcaagaacctggaaccttgggaaAGGCATCAtctggtgagagagaaagagaagaaggaaaagtccAAGTCAGAGAAGTATAAAGAGAAGTCCAGCGACAAGGACAAAAGTGAAAAATCTATCCTTGAAAAATGTCAAAAAGACAAAGAGTTTGATAagtgttttaaagaaaaaaaggatgctAAGGATAAGCATAAAGATCTCTACagcaaagacaaagaaagaaagtcaagtcTTGACCAAgttaaggagaagaaggagaagacttTCCCTGGAATCATCTCTGAAGACTTTcctgaaaaaaaagatgaaaagaaaggtaaagagaagagCTGGTACATTGCTGATATATTCACAGACGAAAGTGAAGATGAAAAGGATGACTACCCAGCAGGTGGATTCAAGATTTCAGAGACCAATGACATGCAGAAGGCTGACAGCCTCCAGGAGAGGGAAGACACCAGAGAGCCCTGCCCCTTGGACAGGCATAGGAAGAGCTCTGCTGACCGGCTGCATTCTGAGAAGCAGAAGGACAAAGaactcaaagaaaagaaaaagggaaccaCCGAAGGCgggaaagacaagaaagaaaaggtctttgaaaaacacaaagagaagaaagataaGGAATCCACAGAAAAGTATAAGGACAGGAAAGATCGAACTTCAGTGGATTCCACACAAGAGAAGAGAAGCAAACCGAAGCTCCctgagaagggggagaagaaggcCTCTGCAGAAGATAAGATCAGGAGCAGGCACAGAGAGAGGCCTGACAAGGAGCACTGCCGAGAACGGAAGGTGTCTAGGAGCAGTGAGATGGAGCGGAGTCTGCTGGAGAAGCTGGAGGAGGCAGCTCTGCAGGAATTCAGGGATGACTCCAATGACAAGATAAGTGAAGTATCATCTGACAGCTTCCCCGACAGAGGTCAGGACCCAACCCTGAGTGCCCTCCTGGAGGTGTCCTTCCCAGAGCCCCTAGAAGATAAGGCCAAGGACAAGGAGAGACTCCGACACTCTTCGTCCTCCTCCAAGAAAAGCCATGACCGGGAGAAAGTCAAGAAGGAAAAGTCTGAAAAGCGAGACAAGAGTGAAGACTACAAGGACTCAAGCAGCAGGAAAGACCCAGGCCCTTATGAGAAGGAGTTCCTGGATGCAGACTCTTACAGCCTTTCTTACAGCTCAAAAGCTGATCTTGAGGATGAACTCGACAAGGCTATTGAATTGCTTTCTgctgaaaagaaagacaaaaatgattCAGAACGGGAGACCTGCAAGAAGCTAGAAAAGGAGCTAAAACCTTATGGCTCCAGCGCCCTCAACCTCCTAAAAGAGAAGAGACGCCGGGAGCGGCACCGGGAGAAGGAGCGACACCGGGAGCGGCATGGGGATGGTCTCCAGAGGCACCACAAGGAGGAGCAGAAGCCCACagtgaaagataaagacaccCTGATCAACTCTCTCAAAGACAAGACCAGGGACGACAGCCTCAAGCTGGGAGAGACCAAACTGAAGGAGAAGTTCAAGGACAACCCCGAGAGAGAAAAAGACTCGGTGAAGCTGAGCAATGGGAATGAGCGGCTGCCCCTGTCCCGGGAGGCAACCAGAAAAGACACCAAGCCTCGAGAGAAGCTCCTCGGTGACGGGGACCTGATGATGACCAGCTTTGAAAGAATGCTGTCCCAGAAAGACCTGGAAATTGAGGAGCGGCACAAGCGGCACAAGGAGAGGATGAAGCAGATAGAGAAGATGCGACACAGGTCTGGAGacccgaagctcaaggaccgggcgAAGCTTACTGACGACGCGCGGAAGAAAAGCCTGGATGGCCCTCTGAAGAAGCCCCCAGGGTTGGACTCTGCCCTGAAAGACAAGAAGCCCAAGGACTTAGCTCCAACTGCCCCGGCCACTGAGAGCAAACCCCACCCCGGAGCTACCACAGACACCAGAGACTGGCTTTCTCATGGGAAAGAGGTCCTGCCCGCCTCTCCCCGGCCTGACCAGCACCGGCCCACCGGGGTACCCGCTCCAGCATCAGTGCTGTCCTGCCCTAGCTATGAAGAAGCCATGCACACACCCCGGACGCCATCCTGCAGTGCCGACGACTACCCTGACCTCATGTTTGACTGTACAGAACCCCCACCCGTCCCCAGTGTGGCTGCCAGCACcggctccccttccttctttgatAGGTTCTCCATGGCAGCAACTGGGGGCTCAGAAACCCCAAGCCAGACACCTACGCGGCCCGTGTGCACAAGCCTGTACCGCTCTGTCTCTGTGGACATCAGAAGAACCCCCGAGGAAGAATTCAGTGTGGGGGACAAGCTTTTCAGGCAGCAGAGTGTCCCTGCTGCACCCAGTTATGAGTCCCCCAGGCAGCACTTGGAAGACAAGGCCCCTGGGCCCCCAGGCCCTACGGACAAGTTTGCCTGCCTGTCCCCAGGGTATTACTCCCCTGACTATGGCATACCTTCCTCCCCCAAAGGAGAGACTCTGCAATGCCCGCCTCCAGCTGGGGTCACTATCGCCCCATCCCCAGAAACCACCTTCTCCAGTCTGCAAGTCAAGTCCCCCACCTCCCACAGGGATGCGCTGCTGACCCCTTCCATGGAGGGGGCCCTTCCCCCTGACTTGGGCATTCCCCTGGATGCCACGGAGGACCAGCAAGCTACTGCTGCCATTATCCCCCCAGAGCCCAACTACCTGGAGCCCCTAGATGAAGGTCCCTTCAGTGCAGTCATCACAGAGGCACCCATGGAGTGGGCGCACCCCACTGCCTCTGACCAGGCTCTTGCTTCCAGCCTGATGGGCAGTGCCTCTGAAAACCCCGTCAGCTGGCCTGTAGGACCTGAACTTCTGCTCAAGTCTCCTCAGAGATTCCCAGACTCCCCAAAACATTTCTGCTCTACTGAGTCCCTCCACTCTGCTGCCCCGGGTACCTTCACCACAACGGAGCCCCCTTACCCCGCGTCACCTATCTCTTACCCACTGTCGGTCCCTAAGCCAGGACTTGAGGATGGCAAGGATGAGACTGTGGAAGCTGTCTCTGTCACCATCCCAGCTTCTGAGGAGCCTacccctttctcccctcccacTAGGCTGGAGTCCTTCTTCAGTAACTGCAAGCCACTTCCAGAAGCACCCCCTGATGCACCCTCAGAACCTGCGAGCATGACCCCTGGAGCTCCAGTGGAGGCTCTGGGATCCCTAGAAAGTAACTTCCTAGAAAATGGCCACAGCCTGGCAGCCCTTGGCCAGGTGGAACCAGTGACCTGGACTGATGCTTTCCCCAACTCCGAAGATGACTTGGACCTAGGGCCCTTCTCGCTGCCAGAGCTGCCTTTGCAAAGCAAGGATGTATCTGATGTTGAGACGGACCCTGTGGAAGAAAGTCCTCTAGTCCCTCCAGAGAGTGCCCCTGTGGGGACATCTGTGGCGAACTGTGGGGAAGATGGAGCCATAGCTGCTGAAGAGCAGCTCCCACCGCCTCCTGAGCAGGTGGTCCCCGGACTCCCTTCAGAGCCCGAGACCCCCAAGGAACCAAAGCCAGACATAACACAGGAGGCTCCAGGGGACACAGGGGCTGTATCCGAGCGGAAGGCTCCCGAGGACACCGACTCCTACGCTGGGGCCCCGGCACCATCTGAGCCGTGTCCTctggggaatggagaggaggagggtgagggCCAAGAGCCCTTGGCTGCAGCCCACTGTGTGCCTGACACCCCCATGGATGAGCCAGATGCGACTAGCCCTCAGGACCATGCTGGCTTGGAGGGCCCTCCGGGGAGCAGTCAGCCTGAGGTTGCAGAACCAGAACCCAAACCCTCGGCTGAGGCCCCAAAGGTAACAACCCGTGTGGAGGAGGTGCCCCAGCGCATGACCAGGACCCGGGCACAGATGTTAGCCAACCAGAGCAAGCAGAGCTCGCCCCCTACCGAGAAGGACCCTGCCCCTGCACCCAGAGCTAAGGGTCGAGGCTCAGAGGAGGAAGATGCCCAGGCCCAGCATCCACGCAAGCGCCGCCTCCAGCGCTCCGGACAGCCACTGCCACAGCCGCTGAACACACCCACACGCCAGACAAGGGAGGTGATTCAGCAGACTTTGGCTGCCATTGTGGATGCCATCAAGCTGGATGCCATCGAGCCCTACCACAGTGACCGCTCCAACCCATACTTCGAGTACCTGCAGATCCGCAAGAAGATTGAGGAGAAGCGGAAGATCCTTTGCTACATCACCCCCCAGGCCCCACAGTGCTATGCTGAGTATGTCACTTACACGGGCTCCTACCTCCTAGACGGCAAGCCTCTCAGCAAGCTGCACATCCCTGTG ATCGCACCCCCACCCTCCTTAGCGGAGCCCCTGAAGGAACTATTCAAGCAGCAAGAGGCTGTGCGGGGCAAGCTGCGCCTGCAGCACAGCATCGAGCGG GAGAAACTCATAGTGTCATGTGAGCAGGAGATCCTGCGGGTTCACTGCCGGGCAGCCAGGACCATCGCCAACCAGGCCGTGCCATTCAGCGCCTGCACCATGCTGCTGGACTCGGAGGTGTACAACATGCCCCTCGAGAGCCAG GGCGATGAGAACAAGTCTGTACGGGACCGTTTCAATGCCCGGCAGTTCATCTCCTGGCTTCAGGATGTGGATGACAAATATGACCGCATGAAG